From the genome of Pseudobdellovibrionaceae bacterium:
AGCTTTTGGAAAGAAGAAGAAAAAATACAGCAAGCTTGCCATAAGCACAAAGTGGATGGCTTAGCCATACTGTTTGCAAATAACAAACACCATTTGCAATGGCAATTTTTTAATGCCGATGGAAAGCCTGCAAATATGTGCGGAAACCTCGCGCGAGGTTTAATTTACTATTTATCTAAAAAATTTCCTCACGAAAAAACCGCCTTTTCTTTGTTGGGGCCCAACAATACTGTGCAAACCGGTTGTATTAAAAATAGCCTTCCTTTTCTTTCTATGCCGCAGGGAAAAAAATTACCTTCTTCTAACGAACCTTACTTGCAAGAGTTATACTCAACCACTTTTTTAAAATCTCTTTCTGAAGCTTATAGTGCAGTTACTTATATAGACCTTGGTGTCCCCCATGCCCTATTGCCCATTTATCCAGACCAACTTTCTCTTCCTGTGGAATTTATCCGTTTTTTTAATGCTGGTGCTGATTTAAAGCAACACTCTTTGCACTTAATGCAATATAAAATACAGCAGCTTAATACTGATTTGCAAAAAATAATACAAACTATTCGCTGCCAAAATGACAAAGGCTTTAATGTTACTTTGTTTAACCCAAACACTTTACACGCTATTAGTTTTGAACGAGGGGTGGAAAACTTTACTTTGTCTTGCGGCACCGGAGCCTCGGCTTTGGCATATTATTTAAAAACTTTCGTGCCTTTATATAAAAGTGCAACAGAAGTAAGTATTTCCATGCCTGGAGGAAGTTTATTAATTAATGTAGAAAAAAAAGAGTACCTGTTAGGTGGAAAATGCCAGATACTCAGTGTAAATTCCATAGAAAAGTGTTTTGAACATAAAAAATAAGGCTAAGTGTTATGAGTGACAATGTATTAATCTCTGCAACAGTGAAAAGCAAAATTATAGAAAGCCCTACTACAGTTTCTTTAGTGTTAAAATTAACTGACCCTAAACAAAAATTTCACTATGTTGCCGGCCAATTTATTTCTCTTTATGTAAACATAAATGGTAAGGAAATTAAAAGAAGCTATTCTTTGTCTTCTGCCCCTTATGAAGACTCTATTCAAGTGAGTATTAAAAAAGTGGACAAAGGCTGTTTGTCTATTTTTTTAGTAGACCAGATTGCAGAAGGAACTGTGGTAAAAATTAGCCCCCCAAAAGGTCGTTTTTTTGCTTGGCCACAAAGTACACCTAAACAATATATATTATTTGGTGCTGGCAGTGGTGTTGCGCCTTTATTTTCTATAGTAAAATTTCTATTACACAATAATCAAAAGGATAAAGTTATTTTTGTTTGTTCTCACAAAAATAAAGAAGAAATTTTATTTAAAACTTTGTTAAGCCAATTAGCAGAAAAGTACTCTCAGCGACTTCAACTGATTTATACTTTAAGCCAAAGTGGAGAACAAGAAACTACCTGCCCTCAACCTAATATTGCTTTGTACTCTGGTCGTTTAAGCCGCAAATTAATGCAAAATGTTTTTAGCCAACACTTAACCCCTTTATGGGAAAAAGAATTTTATATCTGTGGGCCCACAGAGTACATGACCGAACATATAGAAAATTTATTATTTTTAGGTGTGCCAACAAAACATTTACATATCGAATCTTTCGTATCAAAAATTCGTAAAGCTAATGATGAAGACAATCCCTTTAAGCGTTTATTAAATTCTTCCTCCGAAAATATAACAGAAAAAAAAGAAACGGCTGACGCAGGTTTTTTAATTGGAGACAATAGCGCCAAACAAGAGAAAACCAAAACTATTTTGGTGGACATAGACGAACAAATCCATACTTTAGACTATAAAGAAGAAAAAAGTATTTTAGAAACTATTTTGGACGCTGGCATCGATGCCCCCTATTCTTGTCTTAGTGGTGCTTGCCTATCTTGCCTGGCTACCGTGACCGAGGGGTGTGTAAAACAACAGGATTTAGGAATTTTAGATGCTTCGAACATTAACAAAAAAGAAAGCTTATTGTGCCAAGCCTTTCCTTTATCCAAAAGCGTTAGTGTTCGGTTTGATTAAACTAGCCTTTGCGCCTGTTTATTTTTTACACTAAAAAGTCGATAATTTGTGCATCAATACTTATCAGAAGTAAAGGAGCAGAAATATGCAAAAATTAATACTAGGATTATTAACAACTACCTTAATGGCTTGCGGTAGCGGCGGCTGGGGCAATGGCAGTAACGGCGGGCAAGGCGGCGATGATAATGCTTGGACAGGAGATTTAAGAGTACAAAGCACAAGCTTTTTATCCAGCTATAATTTGTGTGGAAATACAAACGCTCGTGTGAAGCAAGATCTAATCGGTACAGGCATCGCCCGATTATTAACGGGCAGCTTAAGCTGGAGAAATACGCTTTCCGACGGCTTAGGTATCGCATTTAATCGCGGACTTATTCAAAACTGTGGTCGAATGAAAAAAATGTTGGTAACTATGTATTCTTATCAACCTTATTTGCCCGAGGGCGATTCGGTATTATATCTAGAACCTGTGGC
Proteins encoded in this window:
- a CDS encoding 2Fe-2S iron-sulfur cluster binding domain-containing protein — its product is MSDNVLISATVKSKIIESPTTVSLVLKLTDPKQKFHYVAGQFISLYVNINGKEIKRSYSLSSAPYEDSIQVSIKKVDKGCLSIFLVDQIAEGTVVKISPPKGRFFAWPQSTPKQYILFGAGSGVAPLFSIVKFLLHNNQKDKVIFVCSHKNKEEILFKTLLSQLAEKYSQRLQLIYTLSQSGEQETTCPQPNIALYSGRLSRKLMQNVFSQHLTPLWEKEFYICGPTEYMTEHIENLLFLGVPTKHLHIESFVSKIRKANDEDNPFKRLLNSSSENITEKKETADAGFLIGDNSAKQEKTKTILVDIDEQIHTLDYKEEKSILETILDAGIDAPYSCLSGACLSCLATVTEGCVKQQDLGILDASNINKKESLLCQAFPLSKSVSVRFD